GAATCCCACGGCGGGTGAGGAATTCCACGGTCTCGGCCAGCTCTTCACCGCCCTCAAGCTTGACGCCCTGGGCACCTGTCTCGCGCAGCAGCCGGGCGGCGCTGAGGAAGGCCTGTTCGGGTGAGGCCTGATAGCTGCCAAAGGGCAGGTCGATGACCACGCAAGCGCGCTGGGAGCCGCGCATCACTGCCTGGCCATGGGCAATCATCATCTCCAGGCTGACTCCCAAAGTGCTGGGCAGGCCATATAGCACCATGCCCACCGAGTCGCCGACGATAATCACGTCGGCTTCGGCATCTACCCAACGCGCCATCGGCATGCTGTAGGCGGTCAGCACCACCAGGTTGCCAGCGCCCTTGCGTTGCTGGATGGCGGGCACGCTCAAACGGTTTTCACGCACATGGCTGCTCATCGGTCTCTCCTTGGGTTGTTCAACGAAGCCGGGCGCAGGCTACCATCGGCCTTCGTCGGCTCACTTGAGCAAAGGAGACAGGCATTGCCGCCAATGAGACAAAGCAGTGAAGTACCGCCGTTGCCGGACTTCCAGCAACTGCCGGGGCCGGTTTACCGGCGCATGTTTGCCATTCCGGCCGGCCATCGCGTGCAATTGCACAGACACCCCTGGGTGCAGTTCACCTACGCCAGCGCCGGGATCATGCAAGTGGTCACCGAGCAGCACAGCTACCTGCTGCCGCCGCAATGTGCGTTGTGGATACCGGCGGGGGTCGAGCACACCGCCTACAGCGACCAGACCATCGAGTTTCGCGGGCTGTACCTGGATGACTCGCTGCTCAATGGCTACCAGCGTCCTTGCGGTGTGGTGCAAGTCACGCCGCTGGTACGCGAGCTGATCGCCAAGGCCAACAGCTTTGCACCGCAATACCCTGCCCAAGGCGCCCAGGCGCGGCTGTTGCAGGTGCTGGTCGATGAGTTGCGCGAACTGCCCGAAGCGCCGTTCGGCCTGCCGCTGCCCAGTGATCCGCGCCTGCGCCGAATCAGCGAAGCCTTGCAGGCCAACCCGGCCGACAACCGCAGCATTGAAGACTGGGCGCAGCAGGTGGGGGCTTCGCGGCGCACCCTGGTGCGGTTGTTCCAGGCCCAGACGCAGTTGTCGTTCAGGGAATGGCGCCAACGCTTGCGCCTGTTGGCGGCCTTGCCGTTGCTGGCGCAAGGCATGAGCGTCACGGCGCTGGCCAATGAGCTGGGCTACGACTCGGTGTCGGCGTTCATCGCCTTGTTCCAGCGCCACTACGGCAAGACCCCGGGCTTGTGGGCGGCAGAATTGCGCAGCTGACAGCGGGCACAAAAAAACCGCGCCATGCGCGGTTTTTTATTTGGTGGGCCCAGCAGGACTCGAACCTGCGACCAAGGGATTATGAGTCCCCTGCTCTAACCAACTGAGCTATAGGCCCCAGTGGACGCGGATTATAACGAGGGTTTCCGGGCTGTGCTATCCGAAAGATCTGAAAGTGCTATGCGAAGGAAACTCGCGGCAAATTCTTCGGGCGGCAGCGGCAGGCTGACGATGTAGCCCTGGATCTGCTCGCAGCCTTCGGCAGCGAGGAACTGCTGCTGAGCCTGGCTTTCCACCCCTTCGGCGATGATGGTCAGTTGCATGCTGCGGCCCAGGGCGATGATGGCGCGGGCAATGGCCGCATCATGAGGATCGTCGGGCAGGCCGCGGATGAACGACTGGTCGATCTTGAGGATATCCAGCGGCAGGCGCTTGAGGTAGCTCAGCGACGAGTAGCCGGTGCCGAAGTCGTCGATCGCCAGTTGCACGCCCAGGTGCTTGAGTTGATGGAGGATGGCCAGGGCTTCTTCGGCCTGGCTCATGATGAAGTTCTCGGTGATTTCCAACTGCAGGTCACCGGCCTTGAGCTGGTGGGTCTTGAGCAGTTGTTCGATGCGTTTGACCAGGCTTGGCTGGCGCAACTGAGCGCCGGCGAGGTTGACCGACAGCGGGCCGAACGCCAGGTAGTTATGCTTCCAGACCTGCATTTGCCGGCAGGCTTGTTCCAGTACCCAGTCGCCCAGTTGCAGGATCATGCCGTTCTCTTCGGCCAGTGCAATGAAGTGCTCCGGCGGGACGTCGCCGAACGTCGGGTTGGTCCAGCGGATCAGCGCTTCGGCGCCGACCAGGCTCTGGGTCTTGAGGCTGAACTTGGGCTGGTAGCACAGGCTCAGTTCATTGCGCTCGATGGCCCGGCGCAGTTCGTGCTCCAGGGCGATGCGCTCGCTGGCCTGGGCGGTGAGGTCGCGGGTGTAGGACTCGACCCGGTTGCGCCCCTTGGCCTTGGAGCGGTACATGGCGGCGTCGGCGTTGCGGATCAGCGAGGCGACGTCGGTGCCGTCCTGTGGATAAAGGCTGGTGCCGATGCTGGCGCTGGTAAAGAACTCATGTTCGCCAGCCTGGAACGGTGCGCCGAAGCAGGCCAGCAGTTTGTGCGCGATGTGCTCGGCATCACTGGGCTGGTGCAGGCCGGGCAGCAGGATGATGAACTCGTCGCCGCCCAGGCGTGCGACGGTATCGATGTCGCGCACCTGTTCCTTGAGCCGCTGGGCGATGCCTTTAAGCAACAGGTCGCCGACCGGATGGCCGAGGCTGTCGTTGATGTGCTTGAAGCGATCGAGATCGAGAAACAGCACCGCGCCTTGGCGCTTGGAGGCCTGGGAACAGTTGAGCGCGGCCTGAAGGCGGCTTTCGAACAGGGTGCGATTGGGCAGGCCGGTCAGCGGGTCGTGATGGGCCTGGTAATCGAGCTTGGCCTGGGCGTGCTTGAGGCTGGAGATATCGGCGAACACCGCGACAAAGTGGGTGATGGCGCGCTCGCTGTTGCGCACCGCGCTGATGGTCAGCCAACTGGGGTAAACCTCGCCGTTCTTGCGCCGGTTGTGGATTTCGCCCTGCCAATGGCCCTCAGCCGTCAGTTGGTGCCACATGGCGACATAGAAGGCGCTATCGTGCTGGCCGGAGGCGAGCAGCCGTGGGGTCTGACCCAGCGCTTCAAACTCGCTGTAGCCGGTGATTTCGCTGAAGGCGCGGTTGACCGCACTGATGCGCTGGTCGATGTCGGTGATCAACACGCCTTCGGCGGTGTTCTCGAATACGGTGGCGGCCAGTTGCAGTTTTTCCTGCATCAGATGGCGCTCGGTGATGTCGCGGGCGATGGTCAGCATGCAATCGACCCCGGCAATCGGCAGCGGCCTGGCTGACAGTTCGCAGAGGCGGATCTGGCCGTCGCTGCGGCGGATATGGCAGCTGAAATCACGCACGAAGCCGTCGCGCTGGAGCATGTCCAGCAGCCGCCGGCGCTCGTTGAGGTCGACCCAGATACCCAGGTCCAGCGAGGTGTGGTCCAGCGACATGTGGGTGTCGTAGCCGGTCAGGCGGCAGAAGCCTTCGTTTACTTCGATCAGCAAACCGTCACTCTGGCGCGACAGCAACAGGCCGTCGGGGGAGGCGTGGAAGGCCTTGGCGAACTTCTCTTCGGAGGTCTGCAGCTGCTCCTGGGTTTCTTTCAGCTGGCTGATGTCGCGTACTGCCACTACCAGCGCCGGCGTGCTGTCGAGCTGGAAGGTCTCGGCGGAAGTCAGGCCGGTGAACAGCTGGCCGTTGCTGCGCCGGAAGAGCATTTCCAGGTTGCGGATGCTGCCTGCCTGCAAGCGCTTGAGCAGGTCCGGGCCAACGCCGTCGATGCCCCAGATGTTCAGCTCGGTGGCGGTGCGGCCCAGCACTTGCGCCGGGCTCAGGCCGATCTGTTCTTCAAAGGCCTCATTGACTTCCAGCAGGCAGCCGTCGCTCATCCGGGCGATCACCAGGATATCCGGGCACTGCTGAAACACCGAGGCGAACTTCTGCTCCGACAGGCGCAGGGCTTCTTCGGCGTTCTTGGTTTCGCTGATGTCGATCATCAGCCCACGCATCACTGGTTTGTGCCCGTGTTCGATGAGGCTGACGATATCGCGCACCCACAGGCTGCGGCCGTCGGCGCGGATTACGCGGTAATCAAGGCTGTGATCGCGGCCGGCGGCGGTTTCGCTGTCGCAATAGGCCTGGGCCCAGAGGGCGTCGTCGGGGTGGATGATGCTGCGCCAGAAGCCCGGGCGCAGCCACTGGTTCAACGGGTAGCCGAGCAGGTCTTCGGCATGGGGCGAGACGTAGCTGTAGGTGAAGTCGTTGGCGTCGGCTTCCCAGGCAATGGCCGAAAGGCTTTCGACCAGGCCGCGGTAGTGGTATTCGCTGCTGCGCAGTTCCTGCTCAAGGGCGATGCGCCGGGAAATCTCCGAGCTCAGGCGGCGGTTGACGCGGATCACCGCAGCAAGGATGGCGATCATCAGCAGCAGGGCGGGCAGGCCGTAGATCAGCAGGTCGTACCACAGCGTGCGGTGGTCAAGCACTTTGCCGACCCAGCGCTCCTGGATATTGCTGATTTCGCCGGGGCTCATGTCGGCCATGACCTTGTCGAGAATGCCGACGAGGATCTTCTGTTCCCGTGGCACTGCCATGGCCAGCTGATAGCGGTAGGGCGTTTCGCCGCTGACGTACAGGCCTTCGAGCTTGAGCTGACGCAGGCTCCAGATGCTCGAGGCAAGGTCGCCCACCACGGCGTCCACTTCATCGGTGGCCAGGGCCTGCAGCGCCGAGCTGACATTGGGCAGGGCCACCAGGTTGAGGTCCGGGTGGTGGGTGCGCAACAGCTCGTGGGGCGCGTAGTTTTCCACCACGGCGATCTTCAGGCCGTAGAGATCCTTGATGGTCCGTGGCTGCGGCCCGCCATCATGGGCGAGGATGACGATCGGAAAATCCAGGTACGGGCGGGTGAAGGCCAGAAAGCTCTGGCGCTCTGGGGTGGACATGATACCGGGCAGCAGGTCGAGCTTGTTCTGCCGGGCCTGCTCGAGCACGGCAGTCCAGCTGATCGGCTCGATCGGCTTGAACTGCACGTCCAGGCGGTCCTGGATAAGGGCAATGTAGTCGGCGGCCAATCCCTGGTAGCGACCGTCCTGGTCCCGGTATTCAAAAGGTGGCCAGGATGCATCGACGCCCAGGCGCAGCTGCGGGTGTGCGCTGAGCCAGGCTTGTTCTTCCTCAGTCAGGGTCAAGGCGCCGGCAGTTGCACTCCAGACGAGCAGGAGAGCCAACAGAAGGGCCGGCATTCGGGGCATAACGGCCTCGTCACACAGGTGGATTGATTCGAGTGTAGACGGGCATTTCAGCGGCGGGGTAGTGGGCAAAGGCTGAAAAGCGCCGTTCGCCGGAAAAGAAAAACCCCGGCCTGGGCCGGGGTTTGTCATCACTCGTCGAGGAAGGAGCGCAGATGCTCGCTTCGTGTCGGATGGCGCAGCTTGCGCAGCGCCTTGGCTTCAATCTGACGGATCCGCTCGCGGGTCACGTCGAATTGTTTGCCGACCTCTTCGAGGGTGTGATCGGTGTTCATGTCGATACCGAAACGCATGCGCAGCACCTTGGCTTCGCGTGCGGTCAGACCGGAGAGCACGTCACGGGTCGCTTCCTTGAGGCTTTCGACCGTGGCCACATCGATTGGCGACTGCATGGTCGAGTCTTCGATGAAGTCACCCAGGTGCGAATCTTCGTCGTCACCGATCGGGGTTTCCATGGAGATCGGCTCTTTGGCGATCTTCAATACCTTGCGGATCTTGTCCTCAGGCATTTCCATGCGCTCACCCAGCTCTTCCGGGGTCGGTTCGCGACCCATTTCCTGCAACATCTGCCGGGAAATACGGTTGAGCTTGTTGATCGTCTCGATCATGTGCACCGGAATACGGATGGTGCGGGCCTGGTCGGCGATCGAACGGGTGATCGCCTGGCGAATCCACCAGGTGGCATAGGTCGAGAACTTGTAACCACGACGGTATTCGAACTTGTCCACCGCCTTCATCAGGCCGATGTTGCCTTCCTGGATCAGGTCGAGGAACTGCAGGCCGCGGTTGGTGTACTTCTTGGCGATCGAGATAACCAGACGCAGGTTGGCCTCGACCATTTCTTTCTTGGCGCGACGAGCCTTGGCTTCACCGATCGACATGCGACGGTTGATGTCCTTGATCTCGGCGATGGTCAGGCCGGTTTCGCTTTCGAGGTCGATCAGCTTCTGCTGGCAGGCCACGATGGCGTCGCTTTTCTCACCCAGGGCAGCCGCCCATTTGGTGCTGCGCTTGGCCAGGTCGCTGGCCCAGGTCTGGTCGATTTCGTTGCTCGGGAACAGGCGCAGGAAGTCGGCACGTGGCATGCGCGCGTCACGGACGCACAGTTGCATGATGGCGCGTTCTTGCTGACGCAGGCGGTCCAGGGCGCTACGAACGCGCTCAACCAGGGCTTCGAACTGCTTCGGTACCAGCTTGATCGGCATGAACAGCTCGGCCAGATCAAGCATCGCCTTGAGGCTGTCCTTGTGGCTGCGGCCGTTCTTCTTCAGCACCTTGAGGGTAGCGTTGAGCTGATCCTGGACGGCACCGAAGCGCTGTTGCGCGACGACCGGATCCGGACCGCTTTCGACTTCTTCCTCTTCGTCGCTGCTTTCCTCTTTCTCTTCCTCGTCGTCGTCAGCATCGGCCTTGGCCGGGGCTTTCGGGTCGATCGGCGGCGGCACTTCGGCCGGCGGCGCGATGCCGTCGTCCGGGTCGATGTAACCGCTGAGAACGTCGGACAGGCGGCCACCTTCGGTGGTGACGCGATCGTACTCGGAGAGGATGTGCTCGACCGTACCCGGGAAGTGGGCGATAGCACCCATGACTTCACGAATACCTTCTTCGATCCGCTTGGCGATTTCGATTTCGCCTTCGCGGGTCAGAAGCTCGACGGTACCCATTTCACGCATGTACATGCGCACCGGGTCAGTCGTGCGACCAATATCGGTTTCCACAGCCGCCAACGCTGCGGCGGCTTCTTCAGCTGCGGCTTCGTCGGTGTCGGCTTCGGCCAACAAAAGGGCATCCGCATCCGGAGCACTCTCGAATACGTTGATCCCCATGTCGTTGATCATGCGGATGATGTCTTCCACCTGCTCCGGATCTGAAATATCCTCTGGCAGGTGGTCGTTGACCTCCGCGTAAGTCAGGTAGCCCTGCTCACGACCGCGGGTGATCAACTCTTTGATGCGAGACTGCTGTTGCGCTTTTCCGGACATAACACCCTATCCACTGAAGGTCTTGGCGGGCAAAAAACAAGCCGAGGATTATACCCGAGCTAGGACCTCACGCGCCAGTTGAGGTCGGGGTTTGTGCGGGAACATTACGGCTTAACAGGTCACGCAGCTGATTTTTTTCCTCTGCGCTCAAGTCACTTTGACGTGCTTTCCTGAGCAGATGTTCCAGGCTGCGCTCGCGTTGGCGAGCGGACAAGCTAGTTATGGTGTCGAAAAACTGTTGTTCAAGGTTATCGGCATCGATCAGCCATTCCTTTTCTGCCAATGCCCTTAGCAGGCGGCCCTGTTCAGTGCCATGCCAGCGGGCGATCAGCTGTAGTGAGCGTAGCTCAGGATTCTTTTGCAACGCCTCGAGCAGGGCTACCAGCAGCTGGGCATAGACGTGTTCTTCGGCCGCCAGCTGGCTGGCATCTTCGACCTTTTTCGCCAGTTGCGGGTGATGCAGCAAGGTGCGCAGGGCGCTCAAGGTCGGCGGTTCTACCGAGGTCGGCACCCGTGGTGGCGCATCCTGGCGCTGGCCATTGCGCTCCCAGGGCTTGCCCTTCTTGTCCCAGGGTTTGCCGTCCCACTTTTTCTTGCCGCCCTTGTTCGGTGTCCACTGCTGTTGTGGCGCGGCGTACTCGGGCTGGTGAAAATCAGCGTAATCCGGTGTGTAGTCGGGAATCGCGTCGTAATCGATGCCCGGGTCGTAACTGGGTGGAGCTTCCGCCGGTGCAGTGTGCGCCAGTTGTTCGACCTGCTGGTTGTCCAGGCCGGTGATTTCCTTGAGGCGATTGCGCATCAAGGCGCGAAGATTCGCCCCGGGCACTTTTTCGATCAACGGTGCAGCGAGGGTGGCCATGTGTGCCTTGCCCTCGAGCGAGCGCGGGTCAGCTTCCTCGGTCAACTGCTGGAAAAAATAATCGGCCAGCGGCTGCGCATGCTGATTGATGCGCGCGCGGAAGGCATCGGTGCCTTCGGCGCGTACCAGGGTGTCGGGGTCTTCGCCTTCGGGCAAAAACAGAAAGCGCGCCTTGCGCCCGTCCTGCAGGCTCGAAAGCGTTGCTTCCAGGGCGCGCCAGGCAGCATTGCGGCCGGCCTGGTCGCCGTCAAAACAGAACAGCACGCTCGGCACCACGCGAAACAGACGCTTGAGGTGCTCTTCGCTGGTGGCCGTGCCCAGGGTTGCCACCGCGTTGCGCAAGCCTTGCTGCGCGAGGGCTATGACGTCCATGTAGCCTTCGACCACGATGATCTCGTCGAGGTTGCGGTTGAACTTGCGCGCCTCGTACAGCCCGTACAGCTCCTGGCCCTTGTGGAACACCGGGGTTTCCGGGGAGTTGAGGTACTTGGGCTTGTCGTCGCCCAGAACCCGGCCGCCGAAGGCGATGACCCGGCCACGGCTGTCGCGGATCGGAAACATCACCCGGTCACGGAAGCGGTCGTAGCGCTTGCCGGACTCGGCGTTCTCGATCAGCAGGCCGGCATCAATCATGGCCTTTTGCTGCAAGGTATCGCTGCTCAAGTGTTTGAACAGGTTGTCCCAGCCGGGCGGGGCAAAGCCCAGGCCGAAGTCGCGGGCGATCTCGCCGGACAGGCCGCGGCCCTTGAGGTAGTCGACCGCGGATTTGCGCGTCGGATGGCTGCGCAGCGCCTGGCGATAAAATTCGGCGGCGGCTTCAAGCAGCGGGTACAGCGGTGAATCGACTGGTTGCCGGGGTTTGTGACCACGCCCGCTTTCTTCGCGGGGGATCTCCATGCCGGCGGCCTTGGCCAGTTCCTCGACGGCCTGGGGGAAATCCAGGTTGTCGTGGTCCATGATGAAGCCAAGGGCGTTGCCGCCCGCGCCGCAGCCAAAGCAGTAATAGAACTGTTTGTCGGGGCTGACGCTGAAGGACGGGGTCTTTTCTTTGTGGAACGGGCAGCAGGCCGTGAGGTTCTTGCCAGCTTTTTTCAGCTGCACGCGCGAACTCACCACATCGACGATGTCGGTACGGTTGAGCAGGTCGTCGATAAAACTCTGGGGAATCAGCCCGGCCATGGCACTCTCATCATCAGGCGATAAGCAAGTGTAATCGCTAATGCGGCGGGAACGGCTGCGCGTTCGAGCGATGTCGAATGGCGTAACACAAAATACGGAAAGACGTGCTCGTCTGCAGCCGGTAAAGGCTCGTCAGGAAGGACGTGCACAGCTGGCGTTGCGGCCAGTTCTGAC
This portion of the Pseudomonas sp. SORT22 genome encodes:
- the panB gene encoding 3-methyl-2-oxobutanoate hydroxymethyltransferase; the encoded protein is MSSHVRENRLSVPAIQQRKGAGNLVVLTAYSMPMARWVDAEADVIIVGDSVGMVLYGLPSTLGVSLEMMIAHGQAVMRGSQRACVVIDLPFGSYQASPEQAFLSAARLLRETGAQGVKLEGGEELAETVEFLTRRGIPVMAHVGLMPQQVNCLGGFKAQGRDDQGAAKVRQDALAMQAAGAFSVVLEGIAEPLARRVSEELTIPTIGIGASPACDGQVLVTEDLLGLFGEYQPRFVKRFADLQPQIAQALAAYAREVRDGSFPQAEHCFKAR
- a CDS encoding helix-turn-helix transcriptional regulator, whose translation is MRQSSEVPPLPDFQQLPGPVYRRMFAIPAGHRVQLHRHPWVQFTYASAGIMQVVTEQHSYLLPPQCALWIPAGVEHTAYSDQTIEFRGLYLDDSLLNGYQRPCGVVQVTPLVRELIAKANSFAPQYPAQGAQARLLQVLVDELRELPEAPFGLPLPSDPRLRRISEALQANPADNRSIEDWAQQVGASRRTLVRLFQAQTQLSFREWRQRLRLLAALPLLAQGMSVTALANELGYDSVSAFIALFQRHYGKTPGLWAAELRS
- a CDS encoding EAL domain-containing protein, whose translation is MPRMPALLLALLLVWSATAGALTLTEEEQAWLSAHPQLRLGVDASWPPFEYRDQDGRYQGLAADYIALIQDRLDVQFKPIEPISWTAVLEQARQNKLDLLPGIMSTPERQSFLAFTRPYLDFPIVILAHDGGPQPRTIKDLYGLKIAVVENYAPHELLRTHHPDLNLVALPNVSSALQALATDEVDAVVGDLASSIWSLRQLKLEGLYVSGETPYRYQLAMAVPREQKILVGILDKVMADMSPGEISNIQERWVGKVLDHRTLWYDLLIYGLPALLLMIAILAAVIRVNRRLSSEISRRIALEQELRSSEYHYRGLVESLSAIAWEADANDFTYSYVSPHAEDLLGYPLNQWLRPGFWRSIIHPDDALWAQAYCDSETAAGRDHSLDYRVIRADGRSLWVRDIVSLIEHGHKPVMRGLMIDISETKNAEEALRLSEQKFASVFQQCPDILVIARMSDGCLLEVNEAFEEQIGLSPAQVLGRTATELNIWGIDGVGPDLLKRLQAGSIRNLEMLFRRSNGQLFTGLTSAETFQLDSTPALVVAVRDISQLKETQEQLQTSEEKFAKAFHASPDGLLLSRQSDGLLIEVNEGFCRLTGYDTHMSLDHTSLDLGIWVDLNERRRLLDMLQRDGFVRDFSCHIRRSDGQIRLCELSARPLPIAGVDCMLTIARDITERHLMQEKLQLAATVFENTAEGVLITDIDQRISAVNRAFSEITGYSEFEALGQTPRLLASGQHDSAFYVAMWHQLTAEGHWQGEIHNRRKNGEVYPSWLTISAVRNSERAITHFVAVFADISSLKHAQAKLDYQAHHDPLTGLPNRTLFESRLQAALNCSQASKRQGAVLFLDLDRFKHINDSLGHPVGDLLLKGIAQRLKEQVRDIDTVARLGGDEFIILLPGLHQPSDAEHIAHKLLACFGAPFQAGEHEFFTSASIGTSLYPQDGTDVASLIRNADAAMYRSKAKGRNRVESYTRDLTAQASERIALEHELRRAIERNELSLCYQPKFSLKTQSLVGAEALIRWTNPTFGDVPPEHFIALAEENGMILQLGDWVLEQACRQMQVWKHNYLAFGPLSVNLAGAQLRQPSLVKRIEQLLKTHQLKAGDLQLEITENFIMSQAEEALAILHQLKHLGVQLAIDDFGTGYSSLSYLKRLPLDILKIDQSFIRGLPDDPHDAAIARAIIALGRSMQLTIIAEGVESQAQQQFLAAEGCEQIQGYIVSLPLPPEEFAASFLRIALSDLSDSTARKPSL
- the rpoD gene encoding RNA polymerase sigma factor RpoD, translating into MSGKAQQQSRIKELITRGREQGYLTYAEVNDHLPEDISDPEQVEDIIRMINDMGINVFESAPDADALLLAEADTDEAAAEEAAAALAAVETDIGRTTDPVRMYMREMGTVELLTREGEIEIAKRIEEGIREVMGAIAHFPGTVEHILSEYDRVTTEGGRLSDVLSGYIDPDDGIAPPAEVPPPIDPKAPAKADADDDEEEKEESSDEEEEVESGPDPVVAQQRFGAVQDQLNATLKVLKKNGRSHKDSLKAMLDLAELFMPIKLVPKQFEALVERVRSALDRLRQQERAIMQLCVRDARMPRADFLRLFPSNEIDQTWASDLAKRSTKWAAALGEKSDAIVACQQKLIDLESETGLTIAEIKDINRRMSIGEAKARRAKKEMVEANLRLVISIAKKYTNRGLQFLDLIQEGNIGLMKAVDKFEYRRGYKFSTYATWWIRQAITRSIADQARTIRIPVHMIETINKLNRISRQMLQEMGREPTPEELGERMEMPEDKIRKVLKIAKEPISMETPIGDDEDSHLGDFIEDSTMQSPIDVATVESLKEATRDVLSGLTAREAKVLRMRFGIDMNTDHTLEEVGKQFDVTRERIRQIEAKALRKLRHPTRSEHLRSFLDE
- the dnaG gene encoding DNA primase, whose translation is MAGLIPQSFIDDLLNRTDIVDVVSSRVQLKKAGKNLTACCPFHKEKTPSFSVSPDKQFYYCFGCGAGGNALGFIMDHDNLDFPQAVEELAKAAGMEIPREESGRGHKPRQPVDSPLYPLLEAAAEFYRQALRSHPTRKSAVDYLKGRGLSGEIARDFGLGFAPPGWDNLFKHLSSDTLQQKAMIDAGLLIENAESGKRYDRFRDRVMFPIRDSRGRVIAFGGRVLGDDKPKYLNSPETPVFHKGQELYGLYEARKFNRNLDEIIVVEGYMDVIALAQQGLRNAVATLGTATSEEHLKRLFRVVPSVLFCFDGDQAGRNAAWRALEATLSSLQDGRKARFLFLPEGEDPDTLVRAEGTDAFRARINQHAQPLADYFFQQLTEEADPRSLEGKAHMATLAAPLIEKVPGANLRALMRNRLKEITGLDNQQVEQLAHTAPAEAPPSYDPGIDYDAIPDYTPDYADFHQPEYAAPQQQWTPNKGGKKKWDGKPWDKKGKPWERNGQRQDAPPRVPTSVEPPTLSALRTLLHHPQLAKKVEDASQLAAEEHVYAQLLVALLEALQKNPELRSLQLIARWHGTEQGRLLRALAEKEWLIDADNLEQQFFDTITSLSARQRERSLEHLLRKARQSDLSAEEKNQLRDLLSRNVPAQTPTSTGA